One Candidatus Binatus sp. genomic region harbors:
- a CDS encoding ferredoxin--NADP reductase, with amino-acid sequence MSGAQPAGGRAKLMARVERIFDHASDTRSLFLARVDGARLRFAPGHFISITIPLGDEVRTRPYTIASSPGEGASFEICFNRVPGGRGVAWLFERRVGDTFEFAGPFGAFTMEKAPPVEVGLIAEGTAIAPIRPMLKRALASESIPKMHLIYAAPDEEHLLYRTELDAFAQSQRDFTFEPVIAPSESIEDRLFELAQRRWVDADADRTRQFYICGVGKIVTALRDLLRGAGYERRAVHYEQW; translated from the coding sequence ATGAGCGGCGCGCAGCCGGCGGGGGGCCGCGCGAAGCTGATGGCGCGCGTGGAGCGAATTTTCGATCACGCCTCCGACACGCGATCGCTGTTTCTCGCGCGCGTCGATGGAGCGCGGCTCCGATTTGCACCGGGTCATTTCATTTCGATCACGATCCCGCTGGGTGACGAAGTTCGCACGCGGCCGTACACGATCGCGTCGAGTCCCGGGGAGGGCGCGAGCTTCGAGATTTGCTTCAACCGCGTGCCTGGCGGGCGCGGCGTCGCGTGGCTATTCGAGCGGCGCGTCGGCGATACGTTCGAATTCGCGGGCCCGTTCGGCGCCTTCACGATGGAAAAGGCGCCGCCAGTCGAAGTCGGCTTGATCGCGGAAGGCACCGCGATCGCTCCGATCCGGCCGATGCTGAAACGCGCGCTCGCGTCGGAATCGATCCCGAAAATGCATCTGATTTACGCGGCGCCGGATGAAGAGCACCTCCTTTATCGAACTGAACTCGACGCGTTTGCGCAAAGCCAGCGTGACTTCACGTTCGAGCCGGTGATCGCGCCGTCGGAATCGATCGAGGATCGATTGTTCGAACTTGCGCAGCGACGCTGGGTGGATGCCGACGCCGATCGCACGCGCCAGTTCTACATCTGCGGCGTCGGCAAGATCGTCACCGCACTGCGCGATCTGTTGCGCGGCGCCGGCTACGAACGCCGCGCAGTGCATTACGAGCAGTGGTGA
- a CDS encoding 2Fe-2S iron-sulfur cluster-binding protein, whose amino-acid sequence MAKLRIQYENGDPERVIEFDPAKAPFHHDGKPGSILDVMLGHKLHLEHACGGNCACTTCHVIVKQGFNKLGEASEQEEDLLDKAPGLTPSSRLGCQAVIEDPDAEITVLIPRYTINQVSEAVEE is encoded by the coding sequence ATGGCTAAACTGCGAATTCAGTACGAGAACGGCGACCCTGAGCGCGTTATCGAGTTCGATCCGGCGAAAGCGCCGTTTCATCATGACGGCAAACCCGGCTCGATCCTCGACGTGATGCTCGGCCACAAGCTGCATCTCGAGCACGCTTGCGGCGGCAATTGCGCCTGCACGACCTGTCACGTGATCGTCAAGCAGGGCTTCAACAAGCTGGGCGAGGCGAGCGAACAGGAAGAGGACTTGCTCGACAAGGCGCCGGGACTGACGCCGAGCTCGCGGCTCGGATGCCAGGCGGTGATCGAAGATCCTGACGCGGAAATCACCGTGCTGATTCCGCGCTACACGATCAACCAGGTCAGTGAGGCGGTCGAGGAATGA